From a region of the Streptomyces sp. NBC_00102 genome:
- a CDS encoding membrane-associated oxidoreductase, giving the protein MEITELTAAERRVVDAYPRGAVVDFRTGDAAEDDPETGAGWGPERTVRAAVLRRVLLAGAREDGEIPALRMVGARITGELDIRYAVAECAVLLAGCHFDGVPNLYGAEVRQLNLSESVLPELHAATLRVHGALRLTDCRIPGQVRLDGSRVEQAVFLDGARIGVHADGSTATAVGAALQMNHITTGDDLWMPGLVVHGETRLAGAVVPGQIVLNDARLVNPGGTALHAQTLSVGTDLHAMRLRARGLVDLRGARIPGQLNLAYGSFAHPGGTALRASSAVIGEFWLRDAARVEGRVNLRRARIDLIHADPGVWPEEVQLEGLTFGTLLPHLPALRRLPLLERDEDGYVPYVYEQLTASYRRVGDDDAARTVQLAKQRRRRATLPAYGRVWGRLQDATVGYGFRPARAAAWLASLLLVGSVVFGVHHPAALKADEAPDFNPLFYTADLLLPIVDFGQERAFDPQGWYQWLSYALVVTGWLLATTIAAGITRSVSRS; this is encoded by the coding sequence ATGGAGATCACCGAGCTGACGGCCGCCGAGCGCCGGGTGGTGGACGCGTATCCGCGTGGGGCTGTCGTCGACTTCCGTACGGGCGACGCGGCCGAGGACGACCCGGAGACGGGCGCCGGCTGGGGGCCGGAGCGGACCGTGCGGGCCGCCGTGCTCCGGAGGGTGCTGCTTGCCGGGGCGAGGGAGGACGGTGAGATACCGGCCCTGCGGATGGTGGGCGCACGGATCACGGGTGAACTCGACATCCGGTACGCCGTCGCCGAGTGCGCCGTCCTCCTGGCCGGCTGCCACTTCGACGGGGTGCCCAACCTCTACGGGGCCGAGGTGCGGCAGCTCAACCTGAGCGAGTCGGTGCTCCCCGAACTGCACGCCGCGACTCTCCGGGTGCACGGGGCGCTGCGGCTCACCGACTGCCGGATTCCCGGCCAGGTGCGTCTGGACGGCAGCCGGGTGGAGCAGGCGGTCTTCCTCGACGGGGCCCGGATCGGGGTGCATGCCGACGGATCCACCGCGACCGCCGTCGGAGCCGCCCTGCAGATGAACCACATCACGACCGGTGACGACCTCTGGATGCCCGGCCTGGTGGTGCACGGCGAGACACGGCTCGCCGGGGCCGTCGTGCCGGGTCAGATCGTGCTGAACGACGCACGGCTGGTGAACCCGGGCGGGACCGCCCTGCACGCCCAGACGCTGAGCGTGGGGACCGATCTGCACGCCATGCGACTGCGGGCCCGGGGCCTGGTCGATCTGCGCGGCGCCCGGATACCTGGGCAGCTGAACCTCGCGTACGGGTCGTTCGCCCACCCCGGTGGGACGGCACTGCGCGCCAGCAGCGCCGTGATCGGCGAATTCTGGCTGCGCGACGCGGCCCGGGTGGAGGGCCGGGTGAACCTGCGCCGCGCCCGGATCGACCTGATCCACGCCGATCCCGGTGTCTGGCCGGAGGAGGTGCAGTTGGAGGGCCTGACGTTCGGCACCCTCCTCCCCCACCTGCCGGCCCTCCGCCGGCTGCCGCTGCTGGAGCGGGATGAGGACGGCTACGTGCCCTACGTGTACGAGCAGTTGACCGCCTCCTACCGACGGGTCGGCGACGACGACGCGGCCCGTACGGTGCAGTTGGCGAAGCAGCGACGCCGGCGGGCGACGCTTCCCGCCTACGGCAGGGTATGGGGACGCCTCCAGGACGCCACCGTGGGCTACGGCTTCCGGCCGGCCCGCGCGGCGGCCTGGCTCGCCTCCCTGCTCCTGGTCGGCTCGGTCGTGTTCGGCGTCCACCACCCTGCAGCCCTGAAGGCGGACGAGGCTCCGGACTTCAATCCGCTCTTCTACACGGCGGATCTGCTGCTGCCGATCGTCGACTTCGGGCAGGAGCGGGCGTTCGATCCGCAGGGGTGGTACCAGTGGCTCTCCTATGCGCTGGTCGTGACCGGGTGGCTGCTGGCGACGACGATCGCGGCGGGCATCACCCGCTCGGTGAGCCGTTCGTGA
- a CDS encoding YchJ family protein → MSRRTAPRRKPSVPAAPRITPDDPCPCGLSAPYGACCGRYHAGTAAAPTCEALMRSRYTAFVVRDAGYLLRTWHPATRPPVVEFDPGTRWDRLEILGATEGSAFHTTGTVTFRAHFTEGGRPGSMHERSTFVRHEGAWVYEDGVFPE, encoded by the coding sequence ATGTCACGACGCACCGCCCCCCGCCGGAAACCGTCCGTCCCCGCAGCCCCGCGCATCACCCCCGACGACCCCTGCCCCTGCGGCCTGTCCGCTCCGTACGGTGCGTGCTGCGGGCGGTACCACGCGGGCACCGCGGCCGCGCCGACCTGCGAGGCGCTCATGCGGTCGAGGTACACGGCCTTCGTCGTCCGGGACGCCGGATATCTGCTGCGCACCTGGCACCCTGCGACCCGCCCTCCGGTCGTCGAGTTCGATCCGGGCACGCGGTGGGACCGGCTGGAGATCCTGGGGGCCACCGAGGGCAGTGCCTTCCACACGACGGGTACCGTCACCTTCCGCGCCCACTTCACCGAGGGAGGGCGGCCCGGCAGCATGCACGAGCGGAGCACCTTCGTCCGTCACGAGGGCGCCTGGGTCTACGAGGACGGCGTGTTCCCCGAGTGA
- a CDS encoding cytochrome P450 — MTSASRESHASSASPLPDILSPAFAADPYGAYRTMREQAPLIRHEATNSYLVSRYEDVERVFRDKAQEFTTENYDWQLEPVHGRTILQLSGRDHAVRRALVAPAFRGTDLQEKFLPVIERNARELIDAFRHTGEADLVTDFATRFPVLVIADMLGLDRADHDRFHGWYTSVIAFLGNLAGDPQVAAAGERTRQEFAEYMIPVIQRRRENPGDDLLSALCEAEVDGVRMSDEDIKAFCSLLLAAGGETTDKAIASVFANLLAHPDQLAAVREDRSLIARAFAETLRHTPPVHMIMRQTATEVEFSGGTVPAGATVTCLIGSAGRDDTRYRDPDRFDLFRTDLTSTTAFSAAADHLAFALGRHFCVGALLARAEVETGVGQLLDAMPDLRLADGFTPVERGVFTRGPESLPVRFTPAG, encoded by the coding sequence ATGACATCCGCCTCCCGCGAGTCGCACGCATCGTCCGCGTCGCCACTGCCGGACATTCTCTCGCCCGCCTTCGCCGCCGACCCCTACGGGGCCTACCGGACCATGCGCGAACAGGCCCCGCTGATCCGGCACGAGGCGACGAACAGCTATCTCGTCTCCCGTTACGAGGACGTCGAGCGGGTCTTCCGGGACAAGGCGCAGGAGTTCACCACCGAGAACTACGACTGGCAGCTCGAACCCGTCCACGGCCGCACCATCCTCCAGCTCAGCGGCCGGGACCACGCCGTCCGGCGGGCCCTGGTCGCCCCAGCCTTCCGGGGCACGGACCTCCAGGAGAAGTTCCTCCCGGTCATCGAGCGCAACGCCCGCGAACTGATCGACGCCTTCCGGCACACCGGCGAGGCCGACCTCGTCACCGACTTCGCCACCCGCTTCCCGGTCCTGGTCATCGCCGACATGCTCGGCCTCGACCGGGCGGACCACGACCGCTTCCACGGCTGGTACACCTCCGTCATCGCCTTCCTCGGCAACCTCGCGGGCGATCCGCAGGTCGCCGCGGCGGGCGAGCGGACCCGGCAGGAGTTCGCCGAGTACATGATCCCGGTCATCCAGCGCCGCCGGGAGAACCCCGGCGACGACCTGCTCTCCGCGCTCTGCGAGGCGGAGGTCGACGGGGTGCGCATGAGCGACGAGGACATCAAGGCCTTCTGCAGCCTGCTGCTCGCCGCCGGGGGCGAGACCACCGACAAGGCCATCGCCTCGGTCTTCGCCAACCTCCTCGCCCACCCCGACCAGCTCGCCGCCGTGCGCGAGGACCGTTCGCTGATCGCCCGGGCCTTCGCCGAGACGCTGCGCCACACCCCGCCCGTCCACATGATCATGCGCCAGACGGCGACGGAGGTGGAGTTCAGCGGCGGCACGGTCCCGGCCGGGGCGACGGTCACCTGCCTGATCGGGTCGGCGGGTCGCGACGACACCCGCTACCGAGATCCGGACCGCTTCGACCTCTTCCGTACGGACCTCACCAGCACCACCGCCTTCTCGGCCGCCGCCGACCACCTGGCCTTCGCGCTCGGCCGGCACTTCTGCGTCGGCGCGCTGCTCGCCAGGGCCGAGGTCGAGACGGGCGTCGGCCAACTCCTGGACGCGATGCCCGACCTGCGCCTCGCGGACGGTTTCACCCCGGTGGAGCGGGGCGTCTTCACCCGGGGGCCGGAGTCCCTACCGGTGCGCTTCACCCCGGCAGGCTGA
- a CDS encoding DUF397 domain-containing protein, giving the protein MSDIYNGMPAAALGAEGWSKPWSGGNGGNCVETLKLADGRVAVRQSADPDGPALIYSTGEMAAFIQGAKTGQADFLLT; this is encoded by the coding sequence ATGAGCGACATCTACAACGGCATGCCGGCCGCCGCCCTCGGTGCGGAGGGCTGGTCGAAGCCCTGGAGCGGGGGCAACGGCGGCAACTGTGTCGAGACCCTGAAACTGGCCGACGGCAGGGTCGCCGTCCGCCAGTCCGCGGACCCCGACGGCCCGGCGCTCATCTACTCCACCGGCGAGATGGCCGCCTTCATCCAGGGCGCCAAGACCGGCCAGGCGGACTTCCTGCTGACCTGA
- a CDS encoding helix-turn-helix transcriptional regulator — MSEKRQAPPTVRLRRLAAMLRRLRTAADLTREEVTERTGINGVTLYRIEKARARPQKRTLTALMEVYGASEAERSDLLAAERHSQDRSWLRPYHAGLSERYAAYIGFEAEARTVRAYEPSFVPGLLQTERYARAVIRGALHGAGPSEPGARVAALMERQAALGASPPLRLRAVLDEAAVRRVVGGRDVMREQAEHLLRIAEEPEICVQVIPFGAGAHTGMAGGFVHLDFPDPRDPELVYMDTPAGDLFLESEAETRQFRAAFERLRAVALAPRSSADLLAEVCRS; from the coding sequence GTGTCTGAGAAGCGGCAGGCCCCACCCACGGTCCGACTCCGGCGGCTCGCCGCGATGCTCCGACGCCTGCGCACCGCGGCGGACCTGACGCGCGAGGAGGTCACCGAGCGGACCGGCATCAACGGCGTGACGCTGTACCGGATCGAGAAGGCGCGCGCCCGACCGCAGAAGAGGACCCTGACGGCCCTGATGGAGGTGTACGGGGCGAGCGAGGCGGAGCGCAGCGACCTGCTCGCGGCGGAACGCCACTCGCAGGACCGGAGCTGGTTGCGGCCGTACCACGCCGGACTGTCCGAGCGGTATGCCGCGTACATCGGGTTCGAGGCCGAGGCGCGGACGGTACGCGCCTACGAGCCGTCGTTCGTGCCGGGGCTGCTCCAGACCGAACGGTACGCCCGGGCCGTGATCAGGGGCGCCCTCCACGGCGCGGGCCCTTCGGAACCCGGCGCCCGGGTGGCGGCGTTGATGGAGCGGCAGGCCGCGCTCGGCGCGTCCCCTCCTCTGCGGCTCCGGGCGGTCCTGGACGAGGCGGCCGTACGACGGGTGGTCGGCGGGCGGGACGTGATGCGCGAGCAGGCCGAACACCTTCTGCGGATCGCGGAGGAGCCGGAGATCTGTGTCCAGGTGATCCCGTTCGGCGCGGGGGCGCACACCGGTATGGCCGGAGGCTTCGTCCACCTGGATTTCCCGGACCCGAGGGATCCGGAGCTGGTCTACATGGACACACCTGCGGGCGATCTCTTCCTGGAGTCGGAGGCGGAGACCCGGCAGTTCAGGGCGGCATTCGAACGGTTGCGGGCGGTGGCGCTCGCCCCGCGGAGCAGCGCCGACCTGCTGGCCGAGGTGTGCCGGTCGTAG
- a CDS encoding SCP2 sterol-binding domain-containing protein — translation MADHSSGELTEELSRLDFSAVSPEEFARIVKGLSVKQLDEVMHGELRDRILGAVFDRMRQQFRPDAAGGVTALIRWKITGEAEEVYETAIADGNCSVTRGRSAAEPRTTLVLADADFLKLVSGNGNPITMFMMRKLKIAGDVGLAAGLTRYFDIPKA, via the coding sequence GTGGCCGATCACAGCAGCGGCGAGCTGACCGAGGAACTGTCCCGGCTCGACTTCTCGGCCGTCTCGCCCGAGGAATTCGCCCGGATCGTCAAGGGGCTGTCCGTCAAGCAGCTCGACGAGGTGATGCACGGCGAGCTCCGCGACCGGATACTCGGCGCCGTCTTCGACCGGATGCGGCAGCAGTTCCGGCCGGACGCGGCCGGAGGGGTCACGGCACTGATCCGCTGGAAGATCACCGGTGAAGCCGAGGAGGTCTACGAGACCGCCATCGCCGACGGCAACTGCTCGGTCACCCGGGGCCGTTCGGCCGCCGAGCCACGCACCACGCTGGTACTGGCCGACGCCGACTTCCTCAAACTGGTCTCCGGCAACGGCAATCCGATCACCATGTTCATGATGCGCAAGCTGAAGATCGCCGGGGACGTCGGCCTGGCCGCGGGCCTCACCCGCTACTTCGACATCCCGAAGGCGTGA
- a CDS encoding TetR/AcrR family transcriptional regulator, with protein MTEGRRERADAARNRHAILLATEELLARHRPEQISMEQVAAAAGVGKGTVFHRFGNRMGLMRALMAERALALHEAVTTGPPPLGPGAPSRARLLAFLDAVVGVVARNKGLLAALGHAVTTAHKPEEDPRSAHPVYQFWHGHITSLISQERSDLDADLLAHVLLATLHSDPILRLLEQGDGQRLADSLRTLVTALLDASAATTEPMNGSHPDAPQR; from the coding sequence ATGACAGAAGGCCGCCGTGAACGTGCCGACGCGGCACGAAATCGGCACGCGATCCTGCTGGCGACCGAGGAACTCCTGGCGCGGCACCGGCCCGAGCAGATCTCGATGGAACAAGTCGCCGCCGCGGCCGGCGTCGGCAAGGGCACGGTCTTCCACCGCTTCGGCAACCGCATGGGCCTTATGCGGGCGCTGATGGCAGAACGGGCCCTTGCCCTGCACGAAGCCGTCACGACAGGGCCACCGCCTTTGGGCCCGGGTGCCCCGTCACGAGCGCGCCTCCTCGCCTTCCTCGACGCCGTCGTTGGCGTGGTCGCCCGCAACAAGGGACTTCTGGCCGCGCTCGGCCACGCCGTGACGACAGCACACAAGCCCGAAGAAGATCCGCGCAGCGCGCACCCCGTCTACCAGTTCTGGCACGGCCACATCACCTCGCTGATCAGCCAGGAGCGTTCGGACCTGGACGCCGATCTCCTGGCCCATGTCCTGCTCGCCACTCTGCACAGCGACCCGATCCTGCGCCTGCTGGAGCAGGGCGACGGCCAGCGCCTCGCCGATTCGCTGCGCACCCTGGTGACCGCCTTGCTCGACGCCTCGGCGGCCACGACCGAACCGATGAACGGCAGCCACCCGGACGCCCCGCAGCGGTGA
- a CDS encoding zinc-binding dehydrogenase, producing MRRVRYYEYGDPDVLTIEEAGIPTPGPGQVLIRAEAIGANFVDTKFRRGPSSGAIFQRPLPGKLTGDVVGTVEAVGLGVDTQQVGRRVAGLAEDAFADYIVADAQWLAPIPDGLDLGAASMLPMGAPVALRTLRTGRLAPGETVLIHAAAGGIGHLAVQLAKLLGAGMVIATAGSPAKLDFARTCGADIAVDYRDSDWPDQVRKAAPRGVDVVLDSVGGETLQRSFDVLAPFGRIVVYGAASGELTSLPVTDLFALKSVAGFSLIAWRAADPEQARREMTEVAEYSTAGQLRTAVHARFPLAEAAAAHRLLEDRSQLGRVLLLP from the coding sequence ATGCGACGAGTCCGCTACTACGAATACGGCGATCCGGACGTCCTCACGATCGAGGAGGCCGGAATCCCCACGCCGGGTCCGGGCCAGGTACTCATCCGGGCCGAGGCGATCGGGGCCAACTTCGTCGACACCAAGTTCCGGCGCGGGCCGTCCAGCGGGGCGATCTTCCAGCGCCCCCTGCCCGGCAAACTCACCGGCGACGTGGTGGGCACCGTCGAAGCCGTCGGACTCGGCGTCGACACACAGCAGGTCGGCCGACGAGTCGCAGGGTTAGCCGAGGACGCGTTCGCCGACTACATCGTCGCCGACGCGCAATGGCTCGCCCCGATACCCGACGGACTCGACCTCGGTGCAGCCAGCATGCTGCCCATGGGCGCCCCGGTCGCACTCCGGACCCTGCGTACCGGCCGGCTCGCACCGGGTGAGACCGTACTGATCCACGCCGCGGCCGGCGGTATCGGCCATCTGGCCGTACAACTCGCCAAACTGCTCGGCGCCGGCATGGTCATCGCCACCGCCGGCTCACCGGCCAAACTCGACTTCGCCCGCACGTGCGGCGCCGACATCGCCGTCGACTACAGGGACAGCGACTGGCCCGACCAGGTCCGCAAGGCCGCACCGCGAGGCGTGGACGTCGTTCTCGACTCCGTCGGCGGCGAGACCCTGCAGCGGAGCTTCGACGTACTGGCTCCGTTCGGCCGGATCGTCGTCTACGGAGCTGCGAGCGGCGAGCTGACCAGCCTGCCTGTCACCGACCTCTTCGCCCTGAAGTCCGTGGCCGGGTTCTCGCTCATCGCATGGCGTGCGGCCGACCCCGAGCAGGCCCGCCGAGAAATGACCGAGGTCGCGGAATACTCGACTGCCGGGCAACTGCGCACCGCCGTGCACGCCCGCTTCCCGCTCGCCGAGGCAGCCGCAGCACACCGGCTACTCGAAGACCGGTCTCAGCTTGGCCGCGTCCTCCTCCTGCCCTGA
- a CDS encoding MDR family MFS transporter translates to MTTASSETAPVAPSAAAPPVLDPRRRNIVFATIVLGILLAALDQTIVGTALPTIVSDLGGAAHMSWVVTAYLLAETVATVLVGKFGDLFGRKLVFQVSAIVFITGSFLCGLASNMLLLIIWRGLQGIGAGGLMVTSMALIADVIPLRERGKYQGAIGAVFGVSTVVGPLLGGVFTDHLTWRWAFYVNVPIAILVVIAAARNIPSVRAAGRPVIDYLGIALVAIGASALILGTSWGGNEYAWGSPVIIALFVGGLVALALFVRVESRAKEPMLPMRLFHNPVFTVCAILSFIVGFAMLGAMTFLPTYLQYVDANSATISGVRTLPMVIGLLIASIFSGNTVSRTGRYRIFPIVGSLVMAAGLYLMSLMGPDTGVFLESVYMFVLGLGIGLSMQVLTIAVQNTVDYADLGTATSGVTFFRTLGSSFGTAVFGTIYANSLEPNLRQGVAEAARAGGDPATLTAASQNPVSLHALPDAQSAPLAQAYADTIHTVFLWTVPVALIGFVVALFLKEVKLRDSARAGSTDMGEGFAQPMSGNPDRVLEFSVAKILHGARPDTARRIVDASDTRLDMAGAWAVMQVDLFTRMVGHAGLGLIATRHRLPPEVLVPVFDRMIDEGYLTGDGRLFQHTAAGRREAATITSAWARWLNERLEEDGARPDDRQLRAAVDVIAKQLLAEDLAAELAPASRSHAPTPVGTTV, encoded by the coding sequence GTGACCACAGCCAGCAGCGAGACCGCTCCGGTGGCGCCGAGCGCCGCCGCGCCGCCCGTCCTCGACCCTCGCCGTCGCAACATCGTCTTCGCGACGATCGTGCTCGGGATCCTCCTCGCGGCGCTGGACCAGACGATCGTGGGCACGGCGCTCCCCACGATCGTGTCGGACCTCGGCGGCGCGGCCCACATGTCCTGGGTGGTCACCGCCTATCTGCTCGCCGAGACCGTCGCCACGGTGCTGGTCGGCAAGTTCGGTGACCTGTTCGGGCGCAAGCTGGTCTTCCAGGTCTCGGCGATCGTCTTCATCACCGGCTCGTTCCTCTGCGGCCTGGCCTCCAACATGCTGCTGCTGATCATCTGGCGCGGTCTCCAGGGCATCGGCGCGGGCGGTCTGATGGTGACCTCGATGGCGCTGATCGCCGACGTGATCCCGCTGCGTGAACGCGGCAAGTACCAGGGTGCGATCGGTGCCGTGTTCGGTGTGTCGACCGTCGTCGGCCCGTTGCTGGGCGGGGTGTTCACCGACCATCTGACCTGGCGCTGGGCGTTCTACGTCAATGTGCCGATCGCGATCCTGGTGGTCATCGCGGCGGCCCGGAACATCCCGTCCGTGCGGGCCGCCGGCCGCCCGGTCATCGACTACCTGGGCATCGCCCTGGTGGCGATCGGCGCGAGCGCGCTGATCCTCGGCACGAGCTGGGGCGGCAACGAGTACGCCTGGGGCTCCCCCGTCATCATCGCCCTCTTCGTCGGCGGCCTCGTCGCGCTCGCCCTGTTCGTACGGGTGGAGAGCCGGGCCAAGGAGCCGATGCTGCCGATGCGGCTCTTCCACAACCCGGTCTTCACGGTCTGCGCGATCCTGAGCTTCATCGTCGGCTTCGCGATGCTCGGGGCGATGACCTTCCTGCCCACGTACCTCCAGTACGTGGACGCGAACTCGGCGACGATCTCCGGCGTCCGCACGCTCCCGATGGTCATCGGTCTGCTGATCGCCTCGATCTTCAGCGGCAACACCGTCAGCAGGACCGGCCGGTACCGGATCTTCCCCATCGTGGGGTCGCTGGTGATGGCCGCCGGGCTCTACCTGATGTCCCTGATGGGCCCGGACACCGGCGTGTTCCTGGAGTCGGTCTACATGTTCGTGCTCGGTCTCGGCATCGGGTTGTCGATGCAGGTCCTGACGATCGCCGTGCAGAACACCGTGGACTACGCGGACCTGGGTACGGCCACCTCGGGCGTGACCTTCTTCCGTACCCTCGGCAGCTCCTTCGGCACGGCGGTCTTCGGCACGATCTACGCCAACTCGCTGGAGCCGAACCTCCGGCAGGGGGTGGCCGAGGCGGCGCGGGCGGGCGGTGATCCCGCGACACTGACCGCGGCCTCACAGAACCCGGTGAGCCTGCACGCCCTGCCCGACGCCCAGTCCGCTCCGCTCGCGCAGGCGTACGCGGACACCATCCACACCGTCTTCCTCTGGACGGTGCCGGTGGCGCTGATCGGGTTCGTGGTGGCGCTGTTCCTGAAGGAGGTCAAGCTGCGGGACTCGGCGCGGGCCGGTTCGACCGACATGGGCGAGGGCTTCGCGCAGCCCATGAGCGGGAACCCGGACCGGGTCCTGGAGTTCTCGGTGGCCAAGATCCTCCACGGCGCCCGCCCGGACACGGCACGGCGGATCGTCGACGCGTCCGACACCCGGCTGGACATGGCGGGCGCCTGGGCCGTCATGCAGGTCGACCTGTTCACGCGGATGGTCGGGCACGCCGGCCTCGGGCTGATCGCGACCCGCCACCGGCTGCCCCCGGAAGTCCTCGTCCCGGTCTTCGACCGGATGATCGACGAGGGCTATCTGACCGGCGACGGACGGCTCTTCCAGCACACCGCGGCGGGCCGGCGGGAGGCCGCCACGATCACCTCCGCCTGGGCCCGGTGGCTCAACGAACGGCTGGAGGAGGACGGCGCCCGGCCCGACGACCGGCAGCTGAGGGCGGCGGTCGACGTCATCGCCAAGCAGTTGCTCGCGGAGGACCTGGCGGCGGAACTCGCCCCGGCCTCCCGGAGCCACGCCCCGACCCCGGTGGGCACGACGGTCTGA
- a CDS encoding helix-turn-helix transcriptional regulator — MSEPRSAPTVGQVVLGRRLQDLRERAGLTRDQAAKVLRVASATVRRMETAEVALKIPYVQALLRAYGIGEEETDAFVDLAEEANKPGWWQRYHDVLPDWFSMYVSLEGAASLLRMYEPHFVPGLLQTEDYARSVMLSGAIGQSRPEDIERHVALRMERQSLLAKADAPRLWVVMDETVLRRPVGSPEVMRAQIDKLLEASEQTHITLQVAEFATGHHPGTYGPFVLFRFGVPELPDMVFSEYLTGAVYFDARPEVASYLEVMDRMAAQAATARRTKDILRDFRKEL; from the coding sequence GTGAGCGAGCCCCGGTCAGCCCCGACCGTGGGGCAGGTCGTCCTCGGCAGACGCCTGCAGGACCTGCGGGAACGTGCCGGACTGACCCGCGACCAGGCGGCCAAGGTGCTCCGCGTCGCGTCCGCCACGGTCCGACGGATGGAGACGGCCGAGGTCGCCCTCAAAATCCCTTACGTGCAGGCGCTGTTGCGTGCGTACGGGATCGGCGAGGAAGAGACCGACGCCTTCGTCGACCTCGCCGAAGAGGCCAACAAGCCCGGCTGGTGGCAGCGTTACCACGACGTGCTCCCCGACTGGTTCAGTATGTACGTCAGCCTGGAGGGCGCGGCGAGCCTGCTGCGCATGTACGAACCGCACTTCGTGCCCGGGCTCCTCCAGACCGAGGACTACGCCCGCTCCGTGATGCTGAGCGGAGCGATCGGCCAGTCCCGGCCCGAGGACATCGAGCGGCACGTCGCCCTGCGCATGGAGCGCCAGAGCCTGCTCGCGAAGGCGGACGCCCCGAGGCTGTGGGTGGTCATGGACGAGACCGTCCTGCGACGGCCGGTCGGTAGTCCCGAGGTCATGCGCGCACAGATCGACAAGCTGCTGGAAGCCTCCGAACAGACGCACATCACCCTGCAGGTCGCGGAGTTCGCGACCGGCCACCATCCCGGGACCTACGGCCCGTTCGTGCTCTTCCGCTTCGGAGTGCCCGAACTGCCCGACATGGTCTTCAGCGAGTACCTGACCGGCGCCGTCTACTTCGACGCGCGCCCGGAGGTGGCTTCCTACCTCGAGGTCATGGACCGCATGGCGGCCCAGGCCGCGACTGCACGACGCACGAAGGACATCCTCCGGGATTTCCGCAAGGAGCTGTGA
- a CDS encoding acyl-CoA dehydrogenase family protein gives MSFFSLALTEEQRDLRDWVHGFAAEVVRPAAAEWDAREETPWPVIREAARIGLYGFESLADMYGDPTGLSLQIANEELFWGDAGIGMALFGTSLAVAGIFASGTPDQLAEWVPQCYGDEDDPKVAAFCVSEPQAGSDVSAMRTRARYDGAKDEWVLSGQKAWITNGGIAEIHVVVASVEPELGARGQAAFIVPPGTRGLEAGRTIKKLGLRASHTADLFLDEVRVPGHCLLGGKEKLDARLARAREGGTAKGQAPKGQAAMATFEVSRPTVGAQALGIARAAYEYALEYAGQREAFGRPVVENQSIAFALADIRTEIEAVRLLIWQAAWMARNDRTFDAGQGSMSKLRAGELAVAATEKAVQILGGAGYSREHPVERMYRDAKIYTIFEGTSEIQRLVIARAITGRHIR, from the coding sequence ATGAGCTTCTTCTCCCTCGCCCTGACCGAGGAACAGCGGGATCTGCGCGACTGGGTGCACGGCTTCGCCGCCGAGGTGGTGCGCCCCGCGGCGGCCGAGTGGGACGCCCGGGAGGAGACTCCCTGGCCCGTCATCCGGGAGGCCGCGCGGATCGGGCTGTACGGATTCGAGTCGCTCGCCGACATGTACGGGGACCCGACCGGCCTCTCCCTCCAGATCGCCAACGAGGAGCTCTTCTGGGGCGACGCGGGCATCGGCATGGCCCTCTTCGGCACCTCGCTCGCGGTCGCCGGGATCTTCGCCTCCGGCACCCCCGACCAGCTCGCCGAGTGGGTCCCGCAGTGCTACGGCGACGAGGACGACCCGAAGGTGGCCGCCTTCTGCGTCTCCGAACCGCAGGCAGGCTCCGACGTCTCGGCGATGCGCACCCGGGCGCGGTACGACGGGGCCAAGGACGAGTGGGTGCTCTCCGGCCAGAAGGCCTGGATCACCAACGGAGGCATCGCGGAGATCCATGTCGTCGTCGCCTCCGTCGAGCCGGAGCTCGGCGCCCGGGGCCAAGCCGCCTTCATCGTGCCGCCGGGGACCCGGGGTCTGGAGGCCGGCCGCACCATCAAGAAGCTGGGCCTGCGCGCCTCGCACACCGCGGACCTCTTCCTGGACGAGGTGCGCGTGCCCGGCCACTGCCTGCTCGGCGGCAAGGAGAAGCTGGACGCCCGCCTCGCCCGCGCCCGCGAGGGCGGCACGGCGAAGGGACAGGCGCCCAAGGGCCAGGCGGCGATGGCGACCTTCGAGGTCAGCCGTCCCACCGTCGGCGCCCAGGCGCTCGGCATCGCGCGCGCCGCGTACGAGTACGCCCTGGAGTACGCCGGACAGCGCGAGGCGTTCGGCCGCCCCGTCGTGGAGAACCAGTCGATCGCGTTCGCGCTGGCCGACATCCGCACCGAGATCGAGGCGGTACGGCTGCTGATCTGGCAGGCCGCGTGGATGGCCCGTAACGACCGCACCTTCGACGCCGGACAGGGCTCCATGTCGAAGCTGCGCGCCGGCGAACTCGCGGTCGCCGCCACGGAGAAGGCCGTACAGATCCTGGGCGGCGCGGGGTACAGCCGGGAACACCCGGTGGAACGGATGTACCGGGACGCGAAGATCTACACCATCTTCGAGGGCACCAGCGAGATCCAGCGCCTGGTCATCGCGCGTGCGATCACCGGGCGGCACATCCGCTGA